A part of Caldicellulosiruptor owensensis OL genomic DNA contains:
- a CDS encoding YveK family protein: MEIKEYILIIRKRLPLIVATTLISTFIAAILSFYILPPIYKATVTLFAGRSTNSNGSNDNIQALYSDVLLGQQLVKDYREIAVSRTVLERVIKELNLKMTTEELSNMVSVQLKNDTRILMINIESKDPKFAATVANKLAEVFIEAVQRIMKIENVQIVDKAVVPDKPEKPKKLLNTAVAFILGLMVGVGIAFFIEYLDNTIKTPDDLEKYLQLPVLAVIPDLDEGGKN; this comes from the coding sequence TTGGAAATAAAAGAATACATACTTATAATCAGAAAAAGGTTACCTCTTATTGTTGCAACTACCCTAATATCAACTTTTATTGCTGCAATTTTAAGCTTTTATATTCTCCCACCCATTTACAAAGCAACTGTTACACTTTTTGCGGGGCGTTCAACTAACAGCAATGGTTCAAATGATAACATTCAAGCGCTGTACAGCGATGTTTTGCTGGGGCAGCAGCTTGTTAAAGACTACAGAGAAATTGCTGTCAGCCGCACAGTTTTGGAAAGAGTAATTAAAGAACTTAATTTAAAAATGACAACAGAAGAATTAAGTAATATGGTATCTGTACAGCTAAAAAATGACACCCGCATCTTAATGATAAACATTGAAAGCAAGGATCCAAAGTTTGCTGCAACTGTTGCTAATAAGCTTGCAGAAGTGTTTATAGAAGCAGTTCAAAGAATAATGAAGATAGAAAATGTACAAATAGTTGACAAAGCAGTTGTTCCGGACAAGCCAGAAAAGCCAAAAAAACTTTTGAACACAGCAGTTGCATTTATATTAGGACTAATGGTAGGAGTAGGAATTGCATTTTTCATTGAGTACTTGGACAATACCATTAAAACACCTGATGATCTTGAAAAGTACTTGCAGCTGCCTGTTTTGGCTGTCATTCCTGATTTGGATGAAGGGGGCAAAAATTAG
- the eam gene encoding glutamate 2,3-aminomutase: MEKLNVINNNESFEKLKEAIKDYLEVRDTIKTGIEDEERIEYQKRKILSYFRACEKDWANYKWQLKNRITSAKILKELLNLDEKEAQQIEEVAKVYRFAISPYYLSLIDPDDPNCPIKKQSVPSSFELIEKGELDPMDEEHTSPTKIVTQRYPDRLIIKVTNICGMFCRFCQRRRLIGETDTHASLDDITDAIEYVAKNPHIRDVLITGGDALMLSDEILEWILRSLRQIPHVEIIRIGTRAPVTLPQKITKELVDMLKKYHPIYINTHFNHPREITKESKRACEMLADSGIPLGNQMVLLNGVNNDKYIVRKLNQQLLKIRVKPYYIFHPKRVKGTSHFWVTIEEGMEIIESLRGRTSGMAVPTYIINAPKGKGKTPIMPNYLLYFGKGKVVFRNWEGEVFEAENG; the protein is encoded by the coding sequence ATGGAAAAGTTAAATGTTATCAACAACAATGAAAGTTTTGAAAAGTTAAAAGAAGCTATTAAAGACTACTTAGAAGTCAGAGACACAATCAAAACTGGCATCGAGGATGAGGAAAGGATTGAATATCAAAAGAGAAAGATTCTTTCCTACTTTAGAGCATGCGAAAAAGATTGGGCAAATTATAAGTGGCAGCTGAAAAATAGGATTACCTCAGCCAAAATACTAAAAGAACTTTTAAATCTTGATGAAAAAGAAGCGCAGCAAATTGAAGAGGTAGCCAAGGTTTACCGTTTTGCAATCTCACCTTACTATTTATCGCTAATTGACCCAGATGACCCAAACTGCCCAATAAAAAAGCAATCAGTCCCAAGCTCATTTGAGTTGATAGAAAAAGGAGAGCTTGACCCAATGGATGAAGAGCACACCTCCCCTACCAAGATAGTCACGCAGCGATACCCAGACAGGCTTATTATAAAGGTTACAAATATATGTGGGATGTTTTGCAGATTTTGCCAGCGAAGAAGGCTCATTGGCGAGACTGACACACATGCATCCTTAGATGATATTACAGATGCAATAGAGTATGTGGCAAAAAACCCTCACATTCGAGATGTTCTAATTACAGGTGGCGATGCTTTGATGCTCTCTGATGAGATTTTGGAGTGGATTTTAAGGTCACTCAGGCAGATTCCTCATGTTGAGATAATCAGAATTGGAACAAGGGCACCTGTAACGTTGCCACAAAAGATAACAAAAGAGCTTGTCGATATGCTAAAGAAATATCACCCTATTTATATAAACACCCATTTTAACCATCCGCGTGAGATAACAAAAGAATCAAAAAGGGCATGTGAAATGCTGGCAGACAGTGGCATTCCACTTGGCAACCAGATGGTTTTGTTAAATGGGGTCAACAACGACAAGTACATTGTTCGAAAGCTCAATCAACAGCTTTTGAAAATCCGAGTAAAGCCATACTATATCTTTCATCCCAAAAGAGTAAAAGGAACATCGCACTTTTGGGTGACAATTGAAGAGGGTATGGAGATTATTGAGAGCCTTAGAGGAAGAACATCAGGAATGGCAGTACCAACATACATCATAAATGCACCAAAGGGCAAGGGAAAAACTCCAATCATGCCAAATTATCTTCTTTACTTTGGCAAAGGCAAGGTAGTTTTTAGAAACTGGGAAGGTGAGGTTTTTGAGGCGGAGAATGGGTAG
- a CDS encoding tyrosine-protein phosphatase has translation MIDIHCHLMVGVDDGAETLEEAKNMIKLAREEGITGIIVTPHYSAKLKFFYETKFKQLQEMSIEEGVMLYRGCEYKLKDALTQKDDLITLADSDYVLVEITSGILAEYVLNQIYELKLCGYEIIIAHPERSFEKKDIDKLVRLSEMGVYFQLTAGSFAGVFGRRVQKFAAELLEIGLCHFIASDAHDSKVRKFYFNEVKRYFKSNYKEKEPLDVLLTRNGESVLKNSGEIVTFSVSKKNIFERMFS, from the coding sequence ATGATAGATATACACTGCCATCTGATGGTAGGCGTTGATGATGGTGCAGAAACTCTTGAAGAAGCAAAAAATATGATAAAACTTGCCAGAGAAGAGGGTATAACAGGGATAATAGTTACTCCTCATTATTCAGCGAAACTTAAGTTTTTTTATGAGACGAAATTTAAACAATTGCAGGAAATGTCCATTGAGGAAGGGGTGATGCTATATAGAGGTTGTGAATATAAGCTCAAAGACGCATTGACTCAAAAAGATGACCTGATAACTTTAGCTGATTCAGATTATGTTTTAGTAGAGATCACATCAGGGATTTTGGCAGAATATGTGCTGAACCAGATCTATGAGCTTAAACTTTGCGGTTATGAAATCATAATTGCTCATCCGGAAAGGTCGTTTGAGAAAAAGGACATTGATAAGCTTGTGAGATTGTCAGAAATGGGTGTATACTTTCAACTTACAGCAGGAAGTTTTGCAGGTGTATTTGGACGGCGTGTTCAAAAGTTTGCTGCTGAACTGCTTGAAATAGGACTTTGTCATTTTATTGCTTCAGATGCTCACGACAGTAAAGTGAGGAAATTTTACTTTAATGAAGTAAAAAGGTATTTTAAAAGTAATTACAAAGAAAAAGAACCTTTAGATGTTTTGCTTACTCGAAATGGGGAAAGTGTTTTAAAAAACTCGGGAGAAATTGTTACATTTTCTGTGTCTAAGAAAAATATTTTTGAAAGAATGTTTAGTTAA
- a CDS encoding S-layer homology domain-containing protein, giving the protein MASYQDGTGKNWFVNLVTAGTDNDLTVAATDFATKYVATVGDVSKAEYQLTKIYAAITVFKATGVEYKPLVYSESTGMFSINVNGLNNLIALLVGVLGNPIENQQNIDNIKTAFQTIVNAVNSITSSTEKLGAKALLQALGLLYVESVPSAGGGIIVPGTGAGTSTPGTSTGESGTQQPSQPVQTAQPSTLSDVVSNLDAAISQGKLDQIDDIINVLPTVLSAEKDADKAVSGLSQALEKIASVLNKISNVTEIKSIVSGLTNAINVVASNIEKQSVSTVEKTLKLENLKFETAGLLLKAYEAVAVTPLKAEEATKVTFKVSANDVTTAISRANEMVSAAQKITNATLKKSLNFIGFSVAINANTNKEVSVLLEKDAIDKIKNDSKITNILVVTPVASIAVPTSIINADNVEIKIKPVQVSNALSQAVEVNVVVGGKAQEKFDKTVVLVLKLSNKIADESKVAVYRVVDDKTEIVPGIYVSTTNSFLVERKSLSTYYVGSYNKTYSDVDSKAWYYKNIQLVSAKGITNGYPDGTFRPNSNVTRAEFAKMVVETFQFDTAGQAVSKFEDVKESDWFYPYVATLYNLGIINGRSETKFAPNEPVTREEMAKMISLALSKAGKVSISAIPTLSFADEPEIAGWAKKYVAVVVENGIMEGRGNSVFAPKANATRAEVATVIVRALVK; this is encoded by the coding sequence ATGGCAAGTTATCAAGATGGGACGGGGAAAAATTGGTTTGTAAATCTTGTGACTGCTGGAACAGATAATGATCTTACTGTAGCTGCAACAGATTTTGCAACAAAGTACGTAGCAACAGTAGGTGATGTATCCAAAGCAGAGTATCAGCTCACAAAAATTTATGCAGCGATTACAGTATTCAAGGCAACAGGTGTAGAATATAAACCTCTTGTGTATTCAGAATCTACAGGTATGTTCAGTATAAATGTAAATGGGTTGAATAATTTAATTGCGCTACTTGTTGGGGTGTTAGGTAATCCTATTGAAAATCAGCAAAATATTGACAATATAAAGACAGCATTTCAAACAATTGTCAATGCAGTCAACTCTATTACAAGTTCGACAGAAAAACTTGGAGCAAAAGCACTACTACAAGCACTGGGGCTTTTGTATGTTGAAAGTGTGCCATCAGCGGGTGGGGGAATTATTGTGCCAGGCACAGGTGCAGGGACTTCGACTCCAGGTACTTCGACCGGCGAATCTGGTACGCAACAGCCATCACAGCCAGTTCAAACTGCACAGCCATCGACATTATCTGATGTAGTTTCAAATCTTGACGCAGCAATTTCTCAGGGTAAACTTGATCAGATAGATGATATTATTAATGTTTTGCCGACGGTACTCTCAGCTGAAAAAGATGCTGATAAGGCGGTATCTGGTTTAAGTCAAGCTTTAGAAAAAATTGCATCTGTTTTGAACAAGATTTCAAATGTAACTGAAATAAAATCTATTGTAAGTGGTTTGACAAATGCTATAAATGTGGTTGCATCGAATATAGAAAAACAGTCAGTATCGACAGTAGAAAAAACACTTAAACTTGAAAACCTCAAATTCGAAACAGCAGGTTTACTTTTGAAAGCTTATGAAGCAGTTGCAGTAACACCACTGAAGGCTGAGGAGGCAACCAAAGTAACATTCAAAGTGTCTGCAAATGATGTTACAACTGCTATTTCAAGAGCAAATGAAATGGTTTCAGCTGCGCAAAAAATAACAAATGCTACTTTAAAGAAATCTTTGAACTTTATAGGTTTTTCTGTAGCTATAAATGCAAATACTAACAAAGAAGTTTCTGTTCTGCTTGAAAAAGATGCAATTGATAAGATAAAGAATGATAGCAAGATAACAAATATATTGGTAGTAACTCCAGTTGCAAGCATTGCAGTTCCAACATCGATTATAAACGCTGACAATGTTGAAATAAAAATTAAACCTGTTCAGGTTTCAAATGCACTTTCTCAAGCAGTTGAAGTAAATGTAGTTGTTGGCGGCAAGGCCCAAGAAAAGTTTGATAAGACAGTTGTGTTAGTATTGAAACTTAGCAACAAAATTGCAGATGAGTCAAAAGTTGCTGTTTATAGAGTAGTAGATGACAAAACAGAGATTGTTCCGGGCATATATGTATCAACAACTAACAGTTTCTTGGTTGAAAGAAAGTCTTTAAGCACATACTATGTAGGAAGCTATAACAAGACATACTCAGATGTGGATTCAAAAGCTTGGTATTACAAGAATATTCAACTGGTATCTGCAAAAGGCATTACAAACGGTTATCCGGATGGTACATTCAGACCAAATAGCAATGTTACAAGAGCAGAGTTTGCAAAGATGGTTGTTGAGACGTTCCAGTTTGACACTGCAGGACAAGCAGTATCTAAATTTGAAGATGTAAAAGAATCAGACTGGTTCTATCCATATGTTGCAACACTTTATAACCTGGGGATTATAAATGGCAGAAGTGAAACTAAGTTTGCACCAAACGAACCAGTTACAAGAGAAGAGATGGCAAAGATGATTTCTCTTGCACTGAGCAAAGCAGGAAAAGTTTCTATATCTGCAATACCGACACTTAGTTTTGCTGATGAACCAGAAATTGCAGGGTGGGCTAAAAAATATGTGGCTGTTGTAGTTGAAAATGGAATTATGGAAGGAAGAGGAAACTCTGTCTTTGCACCAAAGGCAAATGCAACAAGAGCCGAGGTTGCGACAGTTATAGTAAGAGCTTTAGTTAAGTAA
- the mntA gene encoding type VII toxin-antitoxin system MntA family adenylyltransferase antitoxin, with product MLNVDNKLFDLISFFKARDDIVAVWIVGSYGTKYQTENSDIDLAILFSKEISFFDELDLEVQISDILQTDKVDIINLNKAPLTLQFKAISEGREIIKKDPIKVADFEEVVLDLYQDHEYFYMKFYKELNERNHHESQYR from the coding sequence ATGCTAAACGTAGATAATAAACTTTTTGATCTTATTAGTTTTTTCAAAGCGCGAGATGATATAGTAGCCGTCTGGATAGTGGGTTCATATGGTACAAAATATCAAACAGAAAATAGCGATATCGACCTTGCGATTTTATTTTCTAAAGAAATTAGCTTTTTTGATGAACTCGATTTAGAAGTACAGATATCCGATATTCTTCAAACAGATAAGGTGGACATTATAAATCTCAATAAAGCTCCGTTGACTTTACAGTTTAAAGCCATCAGCGAAGGAAGAGAGATAATTAAAAAAGACCCTATTAAAGTAGCAGACTTTGAAGAAGTAGTCCTGGATTTGTATCAAGATCATGAGTACTTTTACATGAAATTCTATAAAGAATTAAATGAGAGAAATCATCATGAGTCTCAATATAGATAA
- a CDS encoding CpsD/CapB family tyrosine-protein kinase, whose product MNAVKEVIALYNPRSPITESYRMLRTNIQYSSLDKPIKTIVITSTGPSEGKTITCANLAVVMAQAGSKVLVIDADLRRPAIHKVFGVSNKVGLTNLLVENKKFEEIVQKDGVEGLDLITSGPIPPNPAELLGSKKFENFLNTISQSYDYIIIDTPPCGSLTDAAIIGRIVDGVILVAAAGEVQIEAIQQAKENLQKVNANIIGVVLNKVKRQTSSYYYYYYYYYYYTDESGETVKKKKVGRRRKKDDRYTLPSDGRR is encoded by the coding sequence ATGAATGCCGTCAAAGAAGTCATAGCACTATATAATCCTCGCTCGCCCATTACAGAAAGTTATAGAATGCTTCGAACCAATATTCAGTATTCAAGTCTGGACAAGCCAATAAAGACGATAGTTATAACTAGTACAGGACCTTCGGAAGGAAAAACTATTACATGTGCAAATCTTGCAGTTGTAATGGCCCAAGCAGGGAGTAAAGTTCTTGTAATAGATGCAGACTTAAGACGCCCTGCAATACATAAAGTATTTGGAGTCAGTAACAAAGTGGGATTGACAAATCTTCTTGTAGAAAACAAAAAGTTTGAGGAGATTGTACAAAAAGATGGTGTTGAAGGATTAGACTTGATAACATCAGGTCCTATTCCACCAAATCCAGCTGAACTACTTGGTTCCAAGAAATTTGAAAATTTCTTAAATACAATTAGCCAAAGCTACGATTACATAATTATAGATACACCACCATGTGGTAGCTTGACAGATGCAGCTATAATTGGCAGGATAGTAGATGGTGTAATTTTGGTAGCAGCTGCAGGTGAGGTGCAGATAGAAGCAATTCAGCAGGCGAAGGAGAACTTGCAAAAGGTCAATGCCAACATAATAGGTGTTGTTTTAAATAAAGTAAAACGACAGACATCGAGTTATTACTATTATTACTACTATTATTACTATTACACTGATGAAAGTGGTGAAACTGTAAAGAAAAAGAAAGTAGGTAGGAGAAGGAAGAAAGATGATAGATATACACTGCCATCTGATGGTAGGCGTTGA
- a CDS encoding ISLre2-like element ISCow1 family transposase has translation MFDNIITKIEELLNRFGEGIVEILRGEKDIAMYSMELKEKMDEIGKEMIKEACGLVDEIVRNEKKRKARYEVVRKDKRSIKTIFGDVEYIRTYYKNKEEGGYVYLADEILGIEKYQRIDKAVKAAIVEKVVEISYEKAAKEVLGEEKMTRQSVMNILRRIEAAQLDRIEHNKKGVAGSKKVVKELYIEADEDHISLQNGEGKIAKLAYINEGYKEEKGIVKRKELKGVHYFSSIKERPEDFWSKVSEYIEEHYETEKIEKIYLLGDGAAWIKEGLEWIVGAEFVLDRFHLMREVIKISGGDKNIFAGIVEALRDKDREKFEGLVAKAMEKAGEDKRALKRINESRRYIANHWDNIVLELDNRIIKGCSAEGHVSHVLADRMSSRPRGWSEQGAEVMVKLLSLKYNGVNLKEAYLKEICGKEEKEEKILKEIVRKNVKKIRKQIEETRNNVPILARGKVDLTFRVLKGLSTGDFLNAVVF, from the coding sequence ATGTTTGATAATATTATAACAAAAATAGAGGAACTTTTAAATAGATTTGGAGAAGGGATAGTGGAGATATTAAGAGGTGAGAAAGATATAGCGATGTATTCAATGGAATTGAAGGAGAAGATGGATGAGATAGGGAAGGAGATGATAAAAGAGGCATGCGGGCTTGTAGATGAGATTGTAAGGAATGAAAAGAAGAGGAAGGCAAGGTATGAGGTTGTAAGGAAAGATAAGAGGAGCATAAAGACAATATTTGGAGATGTGGAATATATAAGGACGTACTACAAGAATAAAGAAGAGGGAGGGTATGTGTATTTAGCAGATGAAATTTTGGGGATAGAGAAATACCAAAGAATAGACAAAGCAGTCAAAGCAGCAATAGTTGAGAAAGTAGTGGAAATATCATATGAAAAAGCAGCCAAAGAAGTATTAGGAGAAGAGAAAATGACAAGACAAAGTGTAATGAATATTTTGAGGAGGATAGAGGCAGCTCAGTTAGATAGAATCGAGCATAATAAAAAAGGAGTTGCAGGCAGTAAAAAAGTGGTAAAAGAACTTTATATAGAGGCAGATGAAGATCATATTTCGTTACAAAACGGAGAAGGGAAGATAGCGAAGCTTGCGTACATAAATGAGGGATATAAAGAAGAGAAAGGGATTGTCAAAAGAAAGGAATTAAAAGGGGTGCATTATTTTAGCAGTATTAAAGAGAGACCAGAAGATTTTTGGTCAAAAGTAAGTGAATATATAGAGGAGCACTATGAAACGGAGAAGATAGAGAAGATATATTTGTTAGGGGATGGAGCGGCATGGATAAAGGAAGGGCTTGAATGGATAGTGGGTGCAGAATTTGTATTAGACAGGTTTCATCTAATGAGAGAGGTAATCAAAATAAGCGGTGGAGATAAGAATATTTTTGCTGGGATAGTAGAAGCATTGAGGGATAAGGATAGAGAGAAGTTTGAGGGATTGGTAGCTAAAGCGATGGAAAAGGCTGGAGAGGACAAAAGAGCGTTGAAGAGGATAAATGAAAGTAGGAGATATATAGCCAATCATTGGGATAATATAGTATTAGAGTTAGATAATAGGATTATAAAAGGATGTAGTGCAGAAGGGCATGTAAGCCACGTATTAGCAGATAGGATGAGTTCAAGACCAAGAGGATGGAGCGAACAAGGAGCAGAAGTGATGGTAAAGTTATTGAGCTTGAAGTATAATGGTGTAAACTTGAAAGAAGCATATTTAAAAGAGATTTGTGGCAAGGAAGAGAAAGAAGAAAAAATATTGAAAGAAATTGTGAGAAAAAATGTTAAGAAGATAAGGAAACAGATTGAGGAGACGAGGAATAATGTGCCAATTTTAGCAAGAGGAAAAGTTGATTTGACGTTTAGAGTACTGAAAGGCCTAAGTACTGGAGATTTCTTAAATGCAGTCGTATTTTAA